Proteins from a single region of Theobroma cacao cultivar B97-61/B2 chromosome 10, Criollo_cocoa_genome_V2, whole genome shotgun sequence:
- the LOC18587536 gene encoding cytochrome P450 714A1 has product MEDSLSLSLKVISSLALMGVVCFFVHLYNTMWFKSERQRRKLWMQGIRGPWPSFIYGNLPEMQKIQQEAARTPDNDQIVGHDYTSSLFPYFVQWRKEYGPIYTYSTGTRQHLYVNQPELVKEMNQCITLDLGKPSYITKRLAPMLGNGILRSNGLVWAQQRKIIAPEFFMDKVKVMVGLMVESIQPLVRKWEDSIEAQGGVMADIRVDQDLRGFTAEVIARACFGSSYFKGKEIFSKLRKLQTVISRESFLFGVSGYGLLPMKKQNEITNLEKEIESLIWETVKERERKCIKASSLEKDLLHLILEGALNDQSLDKDSSKRFIVDNCKNIYFAGHESTAVAASWCLMLLALHPEWQSRILTEVAQVCGDKLPDADSVSHMKIVTMVIQETLRLYPPAAFVSREALEEIQLENVTIPKGVCLWTLIPTLHRDPEIWGSDANEFKPERFNDGVSKACKFPQAYIPFGLGPRLCLGRNLAMVQLKIVLCHIISKFTFSLSPKYRHSPAYKMIVEPGNGVHILIKKI; this is encoded by the exons ATGGAAGACTCCCTTTCTTTGTCTCTGAAAGTGATCTCTTCTCTTGCCCTTATGGGAGTGGTTTGCTTCTTTGTTCATCTCTACAACACCATGTGGTTTAAGTCGGAAAGGCAGAGGAGGAAGCTGTGGATGCAGGGTATCAGAGGTCCGTGGCCTTCATTTATATACGGCAACCTCCCTGAGATGCAGAAGATCCAACAGGAAGCCGCCAGGACTCCTGATAATGATCAAATCGTTGGTCACGACTACACTTCCTCTCTCTTCCCATATTTCGTACAGTGGAGGAAGGAATACG GCCCAATATACACGTATTCAACGGGGACAAGACAACACTTATATGTGAACCAGCCAGAGCTAGTGAAGGAAATGAACCAATGCATTACTTTGGATTTAGGCAAGCCTTCTTATATAACAAAGAGACTAGCACCCATGCTGGGGAACGGCATTTTGAGATCCAATGGCCTCGTTTGGGCGCAACAGAGGAAAATCATTGCACCTGAATTCTTCATGGACAAGGTCAAG GTGATGGTGGGGCTAATGGTGGAGTCGATACAACCTCTTGTAAGAAAATGGGAGGATAGCATTGAGGCACAAGGCGGGGTGATGGCGGACATTAGAGTGGACCAGGATTTGAGAGGCTTCACAGCAGAAGTCATCGCTAGAGCTTGTTTTGGGAGCTCTTATTTTAAAGGCAAAGAGATCTTTTCCAAGCTAAGGAAACTTCAAACAGTCATATCCAGGGAAAGCTTCCTTTTCGGAGTTTCTGGATATGG ACTTCTACCAATGAAGAAGCAAAATGAGATCACTAATTTGGAGAAGGAGATAGAGTCATTAATCTGGGAAACAGTGAAGGAACGCGAAAGAAAATGTATAAAGGCATCTTCATTAGAAAAAGATCTATTGCACCTGATATTAGAAGGGGCTTTGAATGATCAAAGTCTTGATAAGGATTCATCCAAGCGTTTCATAGTTGATAATTGCAAGAACATATACTTTGCTGGCCATGAGTCTACTGCTGTCGCTGCCTCTTGGTGCCTTATGTTACTCGCTCTACATCCTGAGTGGCAATCTCGTATCCTGACAGAAGTGGCTCAAGTTTGTGGAGATAAATTGCCAGATGCAGACTCGGTCTCCCACATGAAAATT GTAACCATGGTGATTCAAGAAACTTTGCGTTTATATCCACCAGCGGCATTTGTGTCAAGAGAGGCATTAGAGGAGATCCAACTTGAAAATGTTACTATTCCCAAAGGAGTATGCCTATGGACTCTTATACCAACTCTACATCGAGATCCTGAGATTTGGGGTTCAGATGCAAATGAATTCAAGCCAGAGAGGTTCAATGATGGCGTCTCTAAAGCTTGCAAGTTCCCTCAAGCCTATATCCCATTTGGATTGGGTCCTCGCTTGTGCTTGGGCAGAAACTTAGCAATGGTTCAGCTAAAAATTGTTCTTTGCCATATAATCTCCAAATTCACTTTCTCTCTATCGCCAAAGTATCGGCATTCTCCTGCTTACAAAATGATTGTAGAGCCTGGAAATGGTGTACATATTCTAATTAAAAAGATCTAA